In the genome of Streptomyces globosus, one region contains:
- a CDS encoding glutaminase — MDTGAQDLAGLLERIAADVAPLIGSGTPAEYIPALAEVDPRHFGMAVADLDGNVHGVGDWRVPFSAQSITKVFALALALAEGGDSLWRRVGREPSGNPFNSLVQLEHENGIPRNPFINAGALVVTDRLQTLTGDASSELLEFLRAESGNPDVSFDAEVAASEHEHGDRNAALAHFMASYGNIDNPVPALLDHYFWQCSIAMSCADLARAGLFLARHGLRADGSRLLTRSEAKQVNAVMLTCGTYDAAGDFAYRVGLPGKSGVGGGIVAVVPGRCALAVWSPGLDSRGNSVAGVAALDRFTTLTGLSVF, encoded by the coding sequence GTGGACACCGGAGCCCAGGACCTCGCGGGACTGCTGGAGCGGATCGCGGCGGACGTCGCCCCGCTGATCGGCAGCGGCACGCCCGCCGAGTACATCCCGGCCCTCGCCGAGGTGGACCCGCGCCACTTCGGCATGGCGGTCGCCGACCTCGACGGGAACGTCCACGGGGTGGGGGACTGGCGGGTGCCGTTCTCCGCCCAGTCGATCACCAAGGTGTTCGCGCTGGCCCTGGCGCTGGCCGAGGGCGGCGACAGCCTGTGGCGGCGGGTCGGCCGGGAGCCGTCGGGCAACCCGTTCAACTCGCTGGTGCAGCTGGAGCACGAGAACGGCATCCCCCGCAACCCGTTCATCAACGCGGGCGCCCTCGTCGTCACCGACCGGCTCCAGACCCTGACCGGCGACGCCAGCAGCGAACTCCTGGAGTTCCTCCGCGCGGAGAGCGGCAATCCGGACGTCTCCTTCGACGCCGAGGTCGCCGCCTCCGAGCACGAGCACGGCGACCGCAACGCGGCGCTGGCCCACTTCATGGCCTCCTACGGGAACATCGACAACCCCGTGCCCGCCCTGCTCGACCACTACTTCTGGCAGTGCTCGATCGCGATGAGCTGCGCGGACCTGGCCCGCGCGGGCCTGTTCCTGGCCCGGCACGGGCTGCGTGCCGACGGCTCGCGGCTGCTGACCCGCAGCGAGGCCAAGCAGGTCAACGCGGTGATGCTGACCTGCGGGACGTACGACGCGGCCGGGGACTTCGCCTACCGGGTGGGCCTCCCGGGCAAGAGCGGGGTGGGCGGCGGGATCGTCGCGGTCGTCCCCGGCCGGTGCGCGCTCGCCGTGTGGAGCCCCGGCCTGGACAGCCGGGGCAACTCGGTGGCGGGCGTGGCCGCGCTCGACCGCTTCACGACCCTGACCGGGCTGTCCGTCTTCTGA
- a CDS encoding GNAT family N-acetyltransferase yields MTSSPTTPTTPLPAAARPLPAVRLRVPTDEDAHAWHRVFADPDVMEFLGGPAELSAYEEITARQRMHDARLGYCLWTLLDADGEVLGFTGAQPWPEDKAWGPVGEIEIGWRLARPAWGRGYAYAAALTTLERVRAAGVPRVVAMVDDANTRSAAVAERLGMTLEEVFPLPGGRRTGRRYALAL; encoded by the coding sequence ATGACAAGCTCGCCGACCACGCCGACCACGCCGCTCCCGGCGGCCGCCCGGCCGCTCCCGGCGGTCCGGCTGCGCGTGCCCACCGACGAGGACGCCCACGCCTGGCACCGCGTCTTCGCCGACCCCGACGTGATGGAGTTCCTCGGCGGGCCCGCCGAGCTGTCCGCATACGAGGAGATCACCGCCCGGCAGCGGATGCACGACGCCCGGCTCGGCTACTGCCTGTGGACCCTGCTGGACGCGGACGGCGAGGTCCTCGGCTTCACCGGCGCCCAGCCGTGGCCCGAGGACAAGGCGTGGGGGCCGGTCGGCGAGATCGAGATCGGCTGGCGCCTCGCCCGCCCCGCGTGGGGTCGGGGGTACGCGTACGCCGCCGCGCTGACCACCCTGGAGCGGGTCCGCGCGGCCGGCGTCCCCCGCGTCGTCGCCATGGTCGACGACGCGAACACCCGCTCGGCGGCGGTCGCCGAGCGCCTCGGCATGACCCTGGAGGAGGTCTTCCCCCTCCCCGGAGGCCGCCGCACCGGCCGCCGGTACGCCCTCGCCCTGTGA
- a CDS encoding geranylgeranyl reductase family protein: MTEPLSEHSADVIVVGAGPAGSTTAYYLAKAGLDVLLLEKTAFPREKVCGDGLTPRATKQLVAMGIDISEEAGWLRNKGLRIIGGGQRLQLDWPELASFPDYGLVRKRDDFDETLARQAQKAGARLYERCNVGEPVRDPRTGHITGVQAKLGEEKTPATFHAPLVVAADGNSSRLSLAMGLHRREDRPMGVAVRTYFTSPRHDDDYLESWLELWDRRGPQDRLLPGYGWIFGMGDGTSNVGLGILNSSSAFRELDWREVLKAWCASMPEEWGYTPENMTQPIRGAALPMAFNRQPHYTKGLLLVGDAGGLVNPFNGEGIAYAMESGKIAADVVVQAAARATALQRERALHQYPKVLKETYGGYYSLGRAFVKLIGNPAVMKVAAQRGLTHPVLMRFTLKMLANLTDPTGGDAMDRIINGLSKVAPKA; encoded by the coding sequence GTGACCGAGCCCCTCTCCGAACACTCCGCGGACGTGATCGTCGTCGGGGCCGGGCCCGCCGGCTCGACGACCGCCTACTACCTCGCCAAGGCCGGACTGGACGTCCTGCTGCTGGAGAAGACGGCGTTCCCGCGGGAGAAGGTCTGCGGGGACGGCCTGACCCCGCGCGCCACGAAGCAGCTGGTCGCGATGGGCATCGACATCTCCGAAGAGGCCGGCTGGCTGCGCAACAAGGGCCTGCGCATCATCGGCGGCGGGCAGCGGCTCCAGCTGGACTGGCCGGAACTCGCCTCCTTCCCCGACTACGGGCTCGTCCGCAAGCGCGACGACTTCGACGAGACCCTGGCCCGGCAGGCGCAGAAGGCGGGCGCCCGCCTGTACGAGCGCTGCAACGTCGGCGAGCCGGTCCGCGACCCGCGCACCGGGCACATCACGGGCGTGCAGGCGAAGCTCGGCGAGGAGAAGACGCCGGCCACCTTCCACGCCCCGCTCGTCGTCGCCGCGGACGGCAACTCCTCCCGCCTGTCGCTGGCGATGGGCCTGCACCGGCGCGAGGACCGCCCGATGGGCGTCGCGGTGCGCACGTACTTCACCTCGCCGCGGCACGACGACGACTACCTGGAGTCCTGGCTGGAGCTGTGGGACCGGCGCGGCCCGCAGGACCGGCTGCTGCCCGGCTACGGCTGGATCTTCGGCATGGGCGACGGCACCTCCAACGTCGGCCTCGGCATCCTCAACTCGTCCTCCGCCTTCCGGGAGCTGGACTGGCGCGAGGTCCTCAAGGCGTGGTGCGCGTCCATGCCGGAGGAGTGGGGCTACACCCCGGAGAACATGACGCAGCCGATCCGCGGGGCGGCCCTGCCGATGGCGTTCAACCGGCAGCCGCACTACACGAAGGGCCTGCTGCTGGTCGGCGACGCGGGCGGCCTCGTCAACCCGTTCAACGGCGAGGGCATCGCCTACGCGATGGAGTCCGGGAAGATCGCGGCGGACGTCGTGGTGCAGGCGGCCGCGCGGGCGACGGCGCTCCAGCGGGAGCGGGCGCTGCACCAGTACCCGAAGGTGCTGAAGGAGACCTACGGCGGCTACTACTCGCTGGGCCGCGCCTTCGTGAAGCTGATCGGCAACCCGGCCGTCATGAAGGTCGCCGCGCAGCGCGGCCTGACGCACCCGGTGCTGATGCGGTTCACGCTGAAGATGCTGGCGAACCTGACCGATCCGACGGGCGGCGACGCGATGGACCGCATCATCAACGGTCTGTCGAAGGTGGCCCCCAAGGCCTGA
- a CDS encoding C40 family peptidase, with the protein MSHTAHIPSHRKPRRSASKLAVRAGVAGGVLSTLAMAGTASASPAAEPVTETMEMPVLDMDLASEVSTAVAAAAENTQAAAVDGELNAQEESARTGAAAEAKKAKEAAEKKAKEEADRKAEAERATRNAERTALKSTSAAASADSSQGVGTVTAPKGSAAAIISFARAQVGKAYVMGATGPSAFDCSGLVQAAYRQASVSLPRTSQAQSSFGKSVSLSALQPGDILYWGSKGSAYHVALYVGGGKFVGAQNPSTGIVERSLSYDRPTGAVRVL; encoded by the coding sequence ATGTCCCACACCGCTCACATACCCAGCCACCGGAAGCCCCGTCGCAGCGCCTCGAAGCTCGCGGTACGCGCCGGAGTTGCCGGTGGCGTCCTCAGCACGCTGGCGATGGCCGGCACGGCGAGCGCGTCCCCCGCCGCCGAGCCGGTGACCGAGACGATGGAGATGCCGGTCCTCGACATGGACCTGGCCTCCGAGGTCTCCACCGCCGTCGCCGCCGCCGCCGAGAACACCCAGGCGGCCGCCGTCGACGGCGAACTGAACGCCCAGGAGGAGAGCGCCCGCACCGGCGCCGCCGCCGAGGCGAAGAAGGCCAAGGAGGCCGCGGAGAAGAAGGCGAAGGAGGAGGCGGACCGCAAGGCCGAGGCCGAGCGCGCCACCCGCAACGCCGAGCGCACCGCGCTCAAGAGCACCTCCGCCGCCGCCTCGGCCGACAGCAGCCAGGGCGTGGGCACCGTGACCGCCCCGAAGGGCTCCGCCGCGGCCATCATCAGCTTCGCCCGCGCGCAGGTCGGCAAGGCCTACGTCATGGGCGCCACCGGCCCGTCCGCGTTCGACTGCTCCGGCCTGGTGCAGGCCGCGTACCGGCAGGCCAGCGTCTCCCTGCCGCGCACCTCGCAGGCGCAGTCCTCGTTCGGCAAGTCGGTCTCGCTGAGCGCCCTGCAGCCGGGCGACATCCTGTACTGGGGCTCCAAGGGCAGCGCCTACCACGTCGCCCTGTACGTCGGCGGCGGCAAGTTCGTCGGCGCGCAGAACCCCAGCACCGGCATCGTCGAGCGCAGCCTGAGCTACGACCGCCCCACGGGCGCCGTCCGCGTCCTCTGA